The nucleotide sequence TCGAGCCGCTCGCCGACGACCTGCTCGATCCCTCGCAGGAGGCCGGCGCGCACACGATCCTCGAGGCGCAGAAGCTGGCCTACGCCGATCGTGACGCGTGGTTCGGCGACGACGTTGTCGACCTGGACGCGCTCCTGTCCGCCGATTACCTCGATGAGCGGCGGTCTCTCATCTCCGCGCAAGCCTCGGCCGAGTTCCGGCCTGGCGCGGTCCCCGGCCGCACACCCTTCCGCCCGCCGCTGCGCACGACCTACGACGCACCCGCTGTGGGCACCGGAGAACCGACGGTGGCGCACGGCGAAGCCCGCGTGGCGCCGACCGGCGAGACGAAGGGCGACACCTGTCATCTCGACGTCATCGACCGGTGGGGCAACATCGTCTCGGCGACCCCGTCGGGCGGCTGGCTGCAGTCCTCCCCGACGATTCCCGCCCTCGGGTTCTGTCTCGGCACCCGCCTGCAGATGACGTGGCTCGAGCCGGGGCATCCGTCCTCCCTGTGCGCGGGCAAGCGCCCGCGCACCACGCTCACGCCCACGCTGGTGCTCCGCGACGGGGCGCCCGAATTCGCGATCGGCTCTCCCGGCGGCGACCAGCAGGATCAGTGGCAGCTGCTCGCGCTGCTGCGCATCATCGTCGGCGGCTACGCGCCGCAGCAGGCGATCGACGCGCCCGCGCTGCATACGACCTCGATGCCCGAGTCGTTCTGGCCGCGCACCTGGACCCCCGCCGGCGCAGTCGTCGAGAACCGGCTCGGCGACGCGGTGATCGGGGGGCTCGAGCGCCGCGGTCACCGCGTCACGCGAGCGGGCGATTGGGCACTCGGCCGGGTCTCCGCCGTCGGGCGGGATGCCGCCACCGGCGTCCTGTGGGGCGCGGCGAACCCGCGCGGGATGCAGGGGTACGCCGCCGGGCGGTAGCAGCGCTCACGCTGCCGCCACTCGCACTGCGGGCCCCACGTACCGCGCCGACGGGCGGATGATCTTCGGATCGCGAGCCTGCTCGAGGATGTGCGCCGTCCACCCGATCGTGCGCGCGACCGCGAACGTCGGCGTGAACATCGAGCGCGGGATCCCGCACTGCTCCATCACCAGCGCCGCCCAGAACTCGACGTTCGCGTGCAGCTCGCGGCCCGGCTTCGCTTCGGCCAGCAACCGCTCCGCGCTCTCCTCGAACCGCAGCGCGAGCTCGACGCGAGGCCCGCCGGTACGCCGCGCGACGCGCTTCATCAGCTCGGCACGCGGGTCGGCCGTGCGGTACACGGCGTGACCGAACCCCATGAGCCGGCGCCCGGCCGCGAGCTCGCCACGGATCCACGGCTCGATACCGTCCGCGTCGCCCACCGCATCGAGCCCGTCGAGAGCCCGCGACGGCGCCCCGCCGTGCAGGGGTCCGGCCAGCGCCCCGAGAGCGCCGACGAGGCAGGCGGCGGCATCTGCTCCCGTCGAGGCGATGACACGGGCGGTGAAGGTGGAGGCGTTGAAACCGTGGTCCATGACCGCGACGAGGTAGGCGGTCAGAGCGTTCTCGATCGCCTCGCCGGGCACGACGCCGGTGACCTGGTGCAGGTAGTTCGCGACGACTCCGCGATCATCCAGCACGGGCAGGGCGCCCTCCCCACGACCGCGCCGCCACAGCGCGCCCACAAGCACCGGTGTCGCCGCAGCCAGCGCGATCGCGTCGGCGAGACGCTCGTCCTGGTCGAGGTCGTAGAGCGGACGGATGCTGCGCCTCGCGCCGAGCAGCGGCCAGGCGGCCGCGAGCCCGGCGAGCACATCCGGCGTCGCCGACGACACCGCATCGACGACGACGTCAACGTCGGCGCTCCGCGCGGTGGTGGCATCGGCGATGCGGGCCGCGAACGCCGGGCGCGAGGCATCCGTCGCCGCCTCTCCGGTGACGAGGAGCTGCCAGGCGTCCTCGAAGCTCGCCGTCTCGGCCAGGTCGATCGCCGATCGATCCCGGTACTGGAGGAAGCCCTCTGCCCCGCGGACGTCGCTCACCGTGGTGTCGGCGACGGTCACGCCGGCGAGGCCGCGCGGCGCATCGATCGGGGCCGGGCGTGTCGTGCTGGTCATGTCGGCTCCTTGCTCGGGGATCCAGGACGCGGCCGCGTCGGTCGGGCCTTCCCGCTACAGTCAGTGTCGTAACTTGATCACGCTTTCGTCAATCTTGATCGGATCAATATCGTGAGCGATCTTCCCCGACTGACCGCGGCCGAGGCGGCCGCCCGCCTCGGCGTCAAACCCGAGTCGCTGTACGCCTACGTGTCACGAGGCCTGCTGTCGCGCGAGCGCGATGCCGCCGGCTCGTCGTTCGATCCGCTGGAGGTCGAGGCGTTCGCGCGACGACGCAGGCGCTCACCCGGAGCTGTCCCCGGTTCGCCGACCCCCGGCAGCCCGCTCATGGTGCTCGACACCCGGCTCGCTCATATCGACGACGACGAGCTGCACTATCGCGAGCGGTCGGCGGCGCAGCTGGCCCGCGACGCCTCGTTCGAGGACGTCGTGACCTGGGTGTGGGACGTCTCCACGCTCCGCGCTCCCTCACCCGCCGACGTCGCCGTCGCCCGGGGCACGATCGCGGCGCTGGGCCCGGCGGCCCGGCCGCTCGACCGGCTTCTCGTCGCGGTGTCGGCCCTCGCAGCCACCGACCCGCTGCGCGATGATCCGGATCCGTCACAGCTTCTGCGCGCGGGCGCGCGGCTCGTGACGGGGCTGCCCGCCGCACTCGCCGTCGCCGACGAGCGTGCCAGCGTCGCGCAGACGCTGTGGCGGGCACTCGCTTCGCGCGATCTGCCCGGCGGATCCCGGCTTATCGACGCGGCGCTGGTGCTCGTCATCGACCACGACCTCGCCGCCTCGACCCTCGCCGCGCGCGTCGCCGCCTCGGCGCGCGCGTCCGGATACGCGGTCGTCACCGCCGCACTCGGCGCGTTCGATGCGCCGCTGCACGGCACCGCGAGCGGGGCGGCGGCGCACCTGCTCCGCGCCATCCGCGATGGCGACGACCCCGCGACAGCCATCGCGCGCACCGTCCGCGCCGGGCGCAGCGGCGTCCCGGGCTTCGGCCAGCCGCTGTATGCCGGCGGCGACATGCGCGCGAGGGTGCTCTTCGAGCTGCTGCGCGACGCGCCGGAGAGCGCAGGCGTGCTCGCCGCGGTGGACGCCGTCGCGGACGAGGTGGCGCGCCGCGCCGACATGCGGCCGAACCTCGACCTCGCGTTGGCCGCTCTCACCCTCTGGGCGGAGATGCCCGACGACGCCGCGTCGGTGATCTTCGCGATCGGGCGAATCGTCGGCTGGATCTCGCACGCGGTGGACGAGTACGACGAACGCCCGATGCGCCTGCGACCGCGGGGGCGCTACGTGGGTCCTGCTCCCGAGTGAGTCCGCCGCAGCCACTCGGCGACGCCCCGTGCGAGGTCGGCCGCGATGTCGGCCGCCGGGCGTTTGCGGCCCTTCACGTCGAACGAGTGCCCGCCGCCGTCGATCCAGGCGATGTCGGCGATCCGGCAGGACGCAACCGCCTCTTCGAGCTGCTCGTGCGGGTCGATGAACGGGTCGTTGGTCCCCTCCACGAAGAGCTGGGGCTGCGGCACGTCAGGCAGATGGGCGGTGCGGGCCTTGTCGGGCCTGCCCGGCGGGTGCAGCGGATAGCCGAGATACACGAGGCCGGCCGGATCGATGACGCCCTCGGCCGCCGCCATCGACGCCATGCGCCCGCCGTACGACTTGCCGATCGCGAACACCGGAGCGCCTACGGCGCGTTCTGCCAGTTCGGCATGCACCGCTGCCCACGTCGCGATGGCGTGCGCCGCGGGTCCCGGCATCCGTCTTCCTGCTTCCACGTACGGGAAGTTGAATCGCAGCGTGGCGACGCCCTCCTGCGCGAGCGCGTCGGCGAAGCCGGTGAGGAACGGATGCCGATACCCCGCGCCCGCGCCGTGCGCCACGGCCGCGAACGCCCATGCCGACGACGGCATGACGAGGTCAGCCGAGACCTCGACACCCTCATTCGGGAGCGGGACGGAGATCCGCGAGGAACCGCCGTCTGGGGTCATGCGCGCTTGCTGTCGTCGGCGCCCGAGGCGTCGGCCGCATCTTGTTCGGCGGACGAAGCCGGCTCGGCTCCTGCGGACTCGTCCGGCGTCGTCGGGGTGACGGAGCCCGCAGGGGCCTCGCCGTCGGGCCGGGGGACGACGCGCTCGCCGTACTTGGGCGGCTCGGCGGGCTGAGCGGCGGGGCTCGGGGCGACAGGCGCCGCGGGGGCGGTCTGAACGACCGGTGCGACCGCCGCCTGCGGGCCGAGCACCTGGCGTGCGCGGCCGACGCTGTTGTCGGTGACAGTGACCTCGTAGTGGTCCGCCACGACCTGCATCACCGAGGCGTAGTCGCGGCGGCGCCGCACGAAGGAGTAAGCAACGATGCTCAGCAGCATGCCGATCGCGATGCCGACGAAGAGGACGCCGACGAATGCCTGGATCGGCACGGACGGCGAGCCGATCACGAGGATCGCCGAGAAGAGCAGGCCGAGGAGGAGCCCGTTCACCGCGCCGGAGCGCGCGGCAGACGCATAACCCAGGCGGCCGGTGATGCGCTCGATCGAGCGGAGTCCCTGCCCCACGATCGCGATGTCGCGCGCCGGGATGTCGGCCGCGATGAGAGACGACACCGCCTTCTGCGCCCCCTCATACGTCGGGAAGCTCGCCACGGTCGGACCGACCGCGTCGGAACTCTGCGGAGAGCGCCCTCCCATCATGGTCATCTCCCCATCCTCCCATGGCGCGCGGACTACGCTGGGACGTGTGAGCACGCAGAGGGTTTTCGTCGCGCGCCTTTCCGGGTGCTCGGTCTTCGACCCCGCCGGCGACCGTCTCGGCAAGGTCCGCGACGTCGTCGTCATCTATCGCAAAGACGATCCGCCCCGCGTGATCGGGCTCATCGTCGAGATCCCCGGCCGACGCAACGTGTTCGTGTCGATCGGCCGCGTCACCTCCATCGCGACGGGTCAGGTCATCACGACCGGACTCATCAACGTCCGCCGCTTCCAGCAGCGCGGCGGCGAGGTGCGGGTCATGGCGGAGCTCCTCGGCCGCAAGGTGTTCTTCGCAGACGGGTCTGGCACCGCGGTGATCGAAGACGTGGCCATCGAGCGCAACCGCCTCGGCGAATGGGATGTCGGCCAGCTCTTCCTGCGCAAGCCGAAGACGAGCGCCTCGCCCTTCGCCAAGGGGCCGACGACGTTCGCCAACTGGGACGCCGTACGCGAGCGCCAGGTGCCCGGCGAGGCGCAGTCCGCCGAGCAGCTGGTCGCGACATACTCCGAGCTGCGTCCCGCCGACCTCGCGAACACGCTGCTCGACCTCCCGGAGGAGCGACTGCTCGAGGTCGTGGAGGAGCTTCCCGACGACCGACTCGCCGACGCGCTCGAGGAGATGCCCGAAGAGGAGCAGGTCCACATCCTCGAGGCCCTGGACGACGAGCGTGCCGCCGACATCCTCGACGCCATGGAGCCCGACGACGCGGCCGACGTCCTCGGGCAGCTGCCCGAGGATCAGCGGGAGGAACTCCTCGAGCTCATGGAGCCCGAGGAGGCCGAAGACGTCCGCGCCCTCCTCAAGTACGGCCCCGACACCGCCGGCGGGCTGATGACGAGCGAGCCCATCGTGCTCTCCGCCGACGCGACCATCGCCGAGGCCCTCGCGCTCATCCGCCGTCACGAGCTGCACCCCGCGCTGGCGGCCGCCGTCTTCGTGACGCTCCCGCCGTACGAGACGCCCACGGGGCGCCTTCTCGGAACGGTGCACTTCCAGAGAATGCTGCGCTACCCGCCCCACGAGCGCCTCGGCGCGATCATCGACGACACGCTCGACCCCGTGCCGGCGACGGCTTCAGCCGCCGAGGTCGCGCGGCTGCTCGCCTCGTACAACCTCGTCTCGCTCCCCGTCGTCGATCCCGCCCATCGGCTGGTCGGCGCGGTCAGCGTCGACGACGTGCTCGACTATCTCCTTCCCGAGGACTGGAGATCGCACGATGCCGAGGAGGATGAACGCCCGGCATCCGTCCCCACCACGACCGCGAGCATTCCCAGGAGGCGCTGATGGCACGCAACACCCGCCAGCCGTCGCTCGACGCGCCCCGCGGCCGCTCGGGCATGCTCCAGCGTTCCCCTCAGCCGTCCAGCGACCGATTCGGTCGATTCTCCGAGGCGTTCGCGCGCGCGATGGGCACGTCGGGCTTCCTGATCGGGATGACGATCTTCGTCGCCGTCTGGCTGACGTGGAACATCTTCATGCCGCCGCAGCTCCAGTTCGACCCTGCGGCGACCAACTTCACGCTGCTGACGCTGATCCTGTCGCTGCAGGCGTCCTACGCTGCGCCCCTCATCCTCTTGGCGCAGAACCGTCAGGACGACCGCGACCGCGTGCAGATCGAGCAGGACCGGCAGCGTGCCGAGCGCAACCTCGCCGATACCGAGTACCTCGCCCGCGAGGTCGTCGCGCTGCGGATGGCCGTGAACGACTTCGCGGACCAGGTCGTCACGCGCGATGTGCTCCGCACCGAGTTGCGCACCCTCCTCGAGAAGCTCGAGAGCACGCCCGGGGCCGACGACGGCGGCACTGCACGATGAGCCCGGCCTCCGCGGACGCCGTCCGCGCCGCTGTCGGCGCCGTCCCCGACCCCGAGCTGCGCCGCCCGATCGGCGAGCTCGACATGGTCCGCGAGATCTCGGTGGACGGCCATGTCGCACACGTGGCGATCGCGCTGACCATCGTGGGCTGTCCCGCCGCGGACCGGATCGCGGCCGACGTGCGCGCGGCCGCAGCATCCGTGTCGGGGATCACGGATGTCGCGCTCGAGGTGGGTGTCATGACGCCGGCCGAGCGGCACGCCCTCACCGAGCGGCTACGCGGCGGCCGTGCCCGCGAGATGCCGTTCGGCCCCGGCACGCTCACGCGCGTCATCGCCGTCACGAGCGGCAAGGGCGGCGTCGGCAAGTCCACGGTCACCGCGAACCTCGCCGCCGCGCTGGCCGCCCGGGGGCTCGCCGTTGGCCTCATCGATGCCGACGTGCACGGGTTCTCCATCCCCGGCCAGCTGGGGCTCGTCGCGGCCGACGGCACGGTACCGCAGCCGACGCGCGTCGACGACCTCATGCTGCCGCCGGTCGCCCACGGGGTGAAGGTGATCTCGATCGGCATGTTCCTGCGCCGCGCCGAAGGCGACGCACCGGTCGGCGCCATCGCATGGCGCGGACCGATGCTGCACCGCACGGTGCAGCAGTTCCTCACGGACGTGTACTTCGGCGATCTCGACGTGCTCCTGCTCGACATGCCCCCCGGCACGGGCGATGTGGCCATCTCGGTCGGACAGCTGCTGCCCAACGCCGAGGTGCTCGTCGTGACGACACCCCAGGCCGCCGCTGCAGACGTCGCCGTACGCAGCGGCGTCGTCGCGCGTCAGACCGGCCAGCGCGTCATCGGCGTGATCGAGAACATGGCCGCGATGATGCTTCCCGACGGCACGACGATAGACGTGTTCGGAGCCGGGGGCGGTGCCGCGGTCGCCGAGTCGCTGTCTCAGTCCGACGCCGAGGTCCCCCTGCTGGCTTCGGTCCCGCTCAGCCCGACGCTGCGCGCGGACGCGGATGCCGGCACCCCGGCGGTCATCGTGCACCCCGACGATCCCGCGGCGCGCGCCATCTCGGGCCTCGCCGAGACTCTGGCCCAGACGCCCCGCGGGCTGTCCGGGCGCGCTCTGCCGTTCCGCCCGCGCTGACCGTGGCGCAGGTCAGGTCGCCTCGCTGTCGTAGGGCGTCGGGCCGTCGACGGGCACGCGGTACGGGGTCCGCACCGGCGTCGTCGGCGGCACGGGGGCAGCCTGCACCTGGGTCGCGGCGATGCTCGCGACCGGAGCATCGTCGAGCAGCGCCTCGCGGATGATGCGCCGGGGGTCGTACTGGCGAGGGTCGAGTGTGCGCCAGTCGACGTCGTCGAAATCCTCGCCCATCTCATCGCGCACGCGCGTCCGTGCGGTCGTCACCCACGCCCGTGCACGCTTGGTCAGCCCCGCGAGGGCCTCCGCATACCGGGGCAGCCGCTCGGGACCGAGGATGAGTGCCGCGACGAGTCCGATCAGCAGGAGCTTCTCGATCGTGAGGCCGAAGATCATGCCTTCAGATTACCGCCGTGCCTGTGCGGTCAGCGCCGTGCGGCCGCGTAGGCTGACGAGCGGAGGATTCCGATGGGAGAGCAGAACGCGAACCAGCGGTTCGTCGACGAGGCGACGAGCGAGCCGGAGCATATCGCACGTGCGCGCGCGCATGCGCTCGAGCTCGGCGCCGCCCCGGTCAGCCCCGCGATCGGAGCTCAGTGCGCGGTCATCGCCGCGGTGTCTCAGGCGCTCAACATCGTCGAGATCGGCACCGGTGCGGGCGTCTCGGGTCTATGGCTGCTGCACGGCTCCCCACGCGCGACCCTCACCACCATCGACAAGGAGCCGGAGCACCTCGGCGCCGCCCGTCAGGCCTTCGCCGAGGCCCGGATCCCCCCGGCACGCGCCCGATTCATCACCGGCCGCGCCTCGGAGGTGCTGCCGCGCATGAACGAGGCGTCCTATGACATCGTGCTCGTCGACGCCGATCCCGAGGGGGTCATCGAGTACGTCGAGCACGGTCTTCGCCTGGTCCGCGCCGGCGGGACGGTGCTGGTCCCCCGCGTGCTCTCCGGTGGCGCGGTCGCCGATCCGGTGCGCCGCGACCCGGTCACGACGTCGTACCGCTCGCTCATCCAGGAGACGCAGGCCTCCCCCGCGGTCATCGGCGCACTGTCGATCACGGGCGAGGGTCTGCTGCAGCTCACCACCGTCGCCACGTCCTGAGGCTCGGACGAGGAACGCGAACGGCCGGTCCGATCGGACCGGCCGTTCGCGCAACGAGCGATTACGCGGCGTTGACGACGCCCCCCAGGACGTCGTAGAGCTCCTTGGCCTCAGCGTCGTTCACCGAGACGACCAGACGACCGCCTCCCTCGAGCGGCACGCGCACGATGATGAGTCGACCCTCCTTCACGGCCTCCATCGGCCCGTCTCCGGTTCTCGGCTTCATGGCTGCCATTGCGGCTCCTTTTCATCGATGGTCTGCACGTCAAGTTTATCGTGAGGGCCGACACCCCGGGCACGCCTGGGGAAAGCGGCATCCGATCCGGTCACGGGACCTGCCAGTTCGTGCTGCCCAGCGCATACATGTTGTAGATCCACCACCACTGGCCGACGAGGCATGCGACGAGCACGCCGATCCGCCATACGCGCGAGCGCGGAACCGCGAACGCGCCCCACAGCGGCGAGAGCGGCACCAGCAGCCGGAAGATGCTCGACTGCGGGAAGAACACGAGCAGGAGGTAGACGAGGTAGCTCGCGCTCCACAGGCGGATCTCGATGCCGAGCCGGCGCACCGGCGGCAGGGCGATCAGAGCTCCCGCGATGAGCAGCAGCCCGCCGCCCACGAGCGCGTAGCCGAGTGCGAGCGGCAGGTGCCACATCGTCTCGAACCAGTACGAAACGCCCGCGAGGAAGGGCTCGAGCGGCGTGAACGTGGCGTCACCGAGGACCCAGTTGCGCCGCCACGCCAGCTCGGTCGCAAGATACGCGTCCGGATCGCCCGTGACCCATCCCGCAATGAGCTGCCACGCGAATCCCGAGATCGCGGCGAGGAGGCCCGCGGCGATGATGTGGGCGATCTCCTGGCCTCGTAGCGGCTCGCGCCCCCGCGTGAACCAGCGCCAGATCCCGAAGAGCGCGAGGAACAGCGCGAACGCCAGCACACCGGGGCGCGTGAACGCCATCAGCGGGATGAGCGCGTACAGCCACGCATATCGTCGGCGGGCGACGGCCAGGAGAGCGCAGAACAGCCAGAACAGGCTGAGCGCCTCGGCGTAACCGACATGGAAGAGCGCCGCCAGCGGGCCGCTGGCGAAGAACGCCACAGCCCAGAGGGTGGCCGACTCGTCCAGCCGCATCCGCAGCAGGTAGTAGAGGGCGACGGATGCCCCGTACCCGGCGACGAGCGAGACGATCAGGGCACCGATCTGCCAGAGGCCGAAGGGCGTCGACACCGCCTGCGCGAGCCATGGATAGATGGGGAGGAACGCCCACGCGTTCTCGGCGACCTGCCCGGAGTCGGTGAGCGGCAGGCGGCTCGGGTAGCCGGATGCGGCGACGACCCAGTACCACATGCCGTCCCACGCGACGACGGTGTCGCCGAGGCGGGCATCCGCGCCCATCCGCGACGTGAGTCCGGAGAGCTCGGTGGCGGCGAAGAGGAACAGAGTGGTGACGATCCTTGCCGCGACGTAGATCGCTGCCACTCGCACGGCGGTCCGCGCGGCGGACGAACGTGCCGCCGGCGTTGACGTCAGCTGCTCGCCAGCCACGCGCGCAGGCCCTGCTCGACCGCCTCGATCTGGGAGACCGGCACGCGCTCCTCGTCGTGGTGCGCCAGGTGAGGGTCGCCGGGCCCGTAGTTCACGGCCGGCACACCCAGCGCACTGAAGCGCGCGACGTCGGTCCAGCCGTACTTCGGCCGGGGCTCAGCGCCGACAGCCGCGAGGAACTCCCGGGCGAGGGATGCGTCCAGTCCGGGCCGCGCGCCGGCTGCCGCATCGACGACGTCCACCTCGAAGCCGGCGAACACGTCGCGGACGTGGCTCTCCGCCTCGACCACGTCACGGCTGGGTGCGAAGCGGTAGTTGATCTCCACCTCGCACAGGTCCGGGATCACGTTGCCGGCCACACCGCCGTTGATGCGTACCGCGTTGAGGCCCTCGCGGTAGACCAGGCCTTCCAC is from Microbacterium sp. LWH3-1.2 and encodes:
- a CDS encoding gamma-glutamyltransferase family protein encodes the protein MAASTHWTATATAQAVLERGGNAFDASVAAAFVLHVVEPHLNGPGGDLVAIFQETDAASPTVLMGQGPAPAGATIEHYRGEGLDLTPGAGGLAAAVPGAVDAWLLLLRDHGTWELADVLAYAVGYARDGHPLVAGAAATIARVAELFRDDWTTSADLWLPDGEIPVAGRIVHNPAYAAVLDSLVHASCTVRDDGPVGRAARIDAARREWKTGIVAHEASVFLSQPHRHSGGGQHAAVITAEDFAGFDAGYEPAVTREFRGRTIAKAGAWTQGPALLQTLGMLEPLADDLLDPSQEAGAHTILEAQKLAYADRDAWFGDDVVDLDALLSADYLDERRSLISAQASAEFRPGAVPGRTPFRPPLRTTYDAPAVGTGEPTVAHGEARVAPTGETKGDTCHLDVIDRWGNIVSATPSGGWLQSSPTIPALGFCLGTRLQMTWLEPGHPSSLCAGKRPRTTLTPTLVLRDGAPEFAIGSPGGDQQDQWQLLALLRIIVGGYAPQQAIDAPALHTTSMPESFWPRTWTPAGAVVENRLGDAVIGGLERRGHRVTRAGDWALGRVSAVGRDAATGVLWGAANPRGMQGYAAGR
- a CDS encoding citrate/2-methylcitrate synthase, with the translated sequence MTSTTRPAPIDAPRGLAGVTVADTTVSDVRGAEGFLQYRDRSAIDLAETASFEDAWQLLVTGEAATDASRPAFAARIADATTARSADVDVVVDAVSSATPDVLAGLAAAWPLLGARRSIRPLYDLDQDERLADAIALAAATPVLVGALWRRGRGEGALPVLDDRGVVANYLHQVTGVVPGEAIENALTAYLVAVMDHGFNASTFTARVIASTGADAAACLVGALGALAGPLHGGAPSRALDGLDAVGDADGIEPWIRGELAAGRRLMGFGHAVYRTADPRAELMKRVARRTGGPRVELALRFEESAERLLAEAKPGRELHANVEFWAALVMEQCGIPRSMFTPTFAVARTIGWTAHILEQARDPKIIRPSARYVGPAVRVAAA
- a CDS encoding citrate synthase, with the translated sequence MSDLPRLTAAEAAARLGVKPESLYAYVSRGLLSRERDAAGSSFDPLEVEAFARRRRRSPGAVPGSPTPGSPLMVLDTRLAHIDDDELHYRERSAAQLARDASFEDVVTWVWDVSTLRAPSPADVAVARGTIAALGPAARPLDRLLVAVSALAATDPLRDDPDPSQLLRAGARLVTGLPAALAVADERASVAQTLWRALASRDLPGGSRLIDAALVLVIDHDLAASTLAARVAASARASGYAVVTAALGAFDAPLHGTASGAAAHLLRAIRDGDDPATAIARTVRAGRSGVPGFGQPLYAGGDMRARVLFELLRDAPESAGVLAAVDAVADEVARRADMRPNLDLALAALTLWAEMPDDAASVIFAIGRIVGWISHAVDEYDERPMRLRPRGRYVGPAPE
- a CDS encoding alpha/beta family hydrolase, which codes for MTPDGGSSRISVPLPNEGVEVSADLVMPSSAWAFAAVAHGAGAGYRHPFLTGFADALAQEGVATLRFNFPYVEAGRRMPGPAAHAIATWAAVHAELAERAVGAPVFAIGKSYGGRMASMAAAEGVIDPAGLVYLGYPLHPPGRPDKARTAHLPDVPQPQLFVEGTNDPFIDPHEQLEEAVASCRIADIAWIDGGGHSFDVKGRKRPAADIAADLARGVAEWLRRTHSGAGPT
- a CDS encoding general stress protein — encoded protein: MTMMGGRSPQSSDAVGPTVASFPTYEGAQKAVSSLIAADIPARDIAIVGQGLRSIERITGRLGYASAARSGAVNGLLLGLLFSAILVIGSPSVPIQAFVGVLFVGIAIGMLLSIVAYSFVRRRRDYASVMQVVADHYEVTVTDNSVGRARQVLGPQAAVAPVVQTAPAAPVAPSPAAQPAEPPKYGERVVPRPDGEAPAGSVTPTTPDESAGAEPASSAEQDAADASGADDSKRA
- a CDS encoding magnesium transporter MgtE N-terminal domain-containing protein, producing MSTQRVFVARLSGCSVFDPAGDRLGKVRDVVVIYRKDDPPRVIGLIVEIPGRRNVFVSIGRVTSIATGQVITTGLINVRRFQQRGGEVRVMAELLGRKVFFADGSGTAVIEDVAIERNRLGEWDVGQLFLRKPKTSASPFAKGPTTFANWDAVRERQVPGEAQSAEQLVATYSELRPADLANTLLDLPEERLLEVVEELPDDRLADALEEMPEEEQVHILEALDDERAADILDAMEPDDAADVLGQLPEDQREELLELMEPEEAEDVRALLKYGPDTAGGLMTSEPIVLSADATIAEALALIRRHELHPALAAAVFVTLPPYETPTGRLLGTVHFQRMLRYPPHERLGAIIDDTLDPVPATASAAEVARLLASYNLVSLPVVDPAHRLVGAVSVDDVLDYLLPEDWRSHDAEEDERPASVPTTTASIPRRR
- a CDS encoding DUF1003 domain-containing protein; amino-acid sequence: MARNTRQPSLDAPRGRSGMLQRSPQPSSDRFGRFSEAFARAMGTSGFLIGMTIFVAVWLTWNIFMPPQLQFDPAATNFTLLTLILSLQASYAAPLILLAQNRQDDRDRVQIEQDRQRAERNLADTEYLAREVVALRMAVNDFADQVVTRDVLRTELRTLLEKLESTPGADDGGTAR
- a CDS encoding P-loop NTPase, whose amino-acid sequence is MSPASADAVRAAVGAVPDPELRRPIGELDMVREISVDGHVAHVAIALTIVGCPAADRIAADVRAAAASVSGITDVALEVGVMTPAERHALTERLRGGRAREMPFGPGTLTRVIAVTSGKGGVGKSTVTANLAAALAARGLAVGLIDADVHGFSIPGQLGLVAADGTVPQPTRVDDLMLPPVAHGVKVISIGMFLRRAEGDAPVGAIAWRGPMLHRTVQQFLTDVYFGDLDVLLLDMPPGTGDVAISVGQLLPNAEVLVVTTPQAAAADVAVRSGVVARQTGQRVIGVIENMAAMMLPDGTTIDVFGAGGGAAVAESLSQSDAEVPLLASVPLSPTLRADADAGTPAVIVHPDDPAARAISGLAETLAQTPRGLSGRALPFRPR
- a CDS encoding Sec-independent protein translocase TatB gives rise to the protein MIFGLTIEKLLLIGLVAALILGPERLPRYAEALAGLTKRARAWVTTARTRVRDEMGEDFDDVDWRTLDPRQYDPRRIIREALLDDAPVASIAATQVQAAPVPPTTPVRTPYRVPVDGPTPYDSEAT
- a CDS encoding O-methyltransferase, which encodes MGEQNANQRFVDEATSEPEHIARARAHALELGAAPVSPAIGAQCAVIAAVSQALNIVEIGTGAGVSGLWLLHGSPRATLTTIDKEPEHLGAARQAFAEARIPPARARFITGRASEVLPRMNEASYDIVLVDADPEGVIEYVEHGLRLVRAGGTVLVPRVLSGGAVADPVRRDPVTTSYRSLIQETQASPAVIGALSITGEGLLQLTTVATS
- a CDS encoding DUF3117 domain-containing protein — encoded protein: MAAMKPRTGDGPMEAVKEGRLIIVRVPLEGGGRLVVSVNDAEAKELYDVLGGVVNAA